One region of Phragmites australis chromosome 18, lpPhrAust1.1, whole genome shotgun sequence genomic DNA includes:
- the LOC133899060 gene encoding large ribosomal subunit protein uL10-like yields MAIKRTKAEKKQAYDRKLCQLLDEYTKVLIAVADNVGSKQLQEIRRGLRGDSVVLMGKNTLIRRCIKVHAEKTGNKDFYELMPLLVGNVGLIFTKGDLKEVREEVAKYKVGAPARVGLVAPIDVVVSPGNTGLDPSQTSFFQVLNIPTKINKGTVEIITPVELIKKGDKVGSSESALLAKLGIRPFSYGLVITNVYDGGSVFSPEVLDLTEEDLVEKFATGVSMVASLSLALSYPTLAAAPHMFINGYKNVLAVAVETDYSYPHADKIKEYLKDPSKFAVAAPVAAADSSAASAAAPKEEEKEEPADESDDDLGFSLFD; encoded by the exons ATGGCGATCAAGCGGACCAAGGCGGAGAAGAAGCAGGCGTACGACCGCAAGCTGTGCCAGCTGCTGGACGAGTACACCAAGGTGCTCATCGCCGTCGCCGACAACGTCGGCTCCAAGCAGCTCCAGGAGATCCGCAGGGGCCTCCGCGGCGACTCCGTCGTGCTCATGGGGAAGAACACGCTCATCAGGCGCTGCATCAAGGTGCACGCCGAGAAGACGGGCAACAAGGACTTCTACGAGCTCATGCCGCTCCTCGTG GGTAACGTTGGACTCATCTTCACCAAGGGTGACCTCAAGGAGGTCCGCGAGGAGGTCGCCAAGTACAAG GTTGGGGCTCCTGCTCGTGTTGGGCTGGTCGCCCCTATTGATGTCGTTGTCTCCCCTGGTAACACTGGCCTGGATCCCTCCCAGACCTCTTTCTTCCAG GTGCTTAACATCCCCACCAAGATTAACAAGGGTACTGTGGAAATTATCACCCCTGTGGAGCTGATTAAGAAGGGTGACAAGGTGGGCTCATCCGAGTCCGCCCTGCTTGCCAAGTTGGGTATCCGCCCGTTCTCGTACGGTCTTGTGATCACCAATGTCTATGACGGTGGGTCGGTCTTCAGCCCTGAGGTGCTCGACCTGACTGAGGAAGACCTGGTTGAGAAGTTTGCCACTGGTGTTTCTATGGTCGCCTCTCTTTCCCTTGCGCTTTCATACCCAACCCTTGCTGCTGCGCCCCACATGTTCATCAATGGGTACAAGAACgtgcttgctgttgctgtgGAGACGGATTACTCGTACCCGCATGCTGACAAGATCAAGGAGTACCTGAAG GACCCCAGCAAGTTTGCAGTTGCTGCCCCGGTTGCTGCTGCAGACTCTAGCGCTGCCTCTGCTGCCGCCCccaaggaagaggagaaggaagagccTGCTGACGAGTCCGATGATGACTTGGGCTTCAGCCTGTTCGACTAG